In the genome of Catalinimonas alkaloidigena, the window CCGCCACCCGGGACTAGCCAAAAACAAAATCGGCTTTGCCCGCGCCGACTACGAAGGCGCGATTTCCACGCTGTGTGCCGGTTGCGGCCACGACTCCATCAGCGGAGCCATCGTCCAGGCTTGTTACGAAATGGCCATCGCGCCGCACCGCCTCGCGAAACTGTCGGGCATCGGCTGTTCCTCTAAAACCCCGACGTATTTCCTGGGCAAATCACACGGGTTCAACTCCGTACACGGACGCATGCCCTCCATCACCACCGGGGCCAACATGGCGAACCGCGACCTGATTTACCTGGGTGTCTCTGGCGATGGCGATACGGCCTCCATCGGGATGGGGCAGTTTTGTCACGCCGTGCGACGGAACCTCAACATGATGTACGTCGTGATGAACAACGGCTGTTACGGCCTCACGAAGGGACAGGACTCCGCCACCGCCGACTTCGGTTCTGTCAGCAAAGCGGGATCGGAGAATGCCTTTCCGGCCATTGACCTCGTGGGGCTGGCCCTGGAACTGGGCGCGACGTTTGTAGCCCGGAGCTTTTCGGGTGATAAGAAACAACTCGTGCCGCTCATCAAGGCGGCGCTGTCGCATCCGGGGTTTGCCTTCATCGACGTGATTTCGCCGTGCGTTACCTTCAACAACAATCCGGGTTCGACCAAGTCGTACGACTTCGTGCGGGAGCACATCGCCTCCACCTCGGTGCTCGACTTCGTGCCGGAACAGGAAGAAATCACGGTCGACTACGGCGAAGGAACGTCCGCTTCGGTGGTGTTGCACGACGGTTCGCTACTTCAGTTGCACAAGCTCAACCCCGACTGGGACCCTACGGATCGTGACTCGGCGGTGAATAACCTGCAACACGCCAAGGCGCGGGGGCAGATCCTGACCGGCTTGCTCTACATCGATCCCAAGAGCCACGACCTGCACCAGGTCCTCAACACGGTGGCGCAACCACTCAACACGCTGAGGAAAGACCAACTTTGCCCCGGTTCGGCGGCGCTGGAAAAAATCAACGCGGAGTTCCGGTAAAGCCCGGTGGGGCTATTTCGCTTCTACCGTTTCGGAGAGGGGTGCTACCCCGTTTTCGTTGAACGCCTCGACAGCGAAGTAATACGTCTGGTCCACGTTCAGGCTGCGCAGGTCGAGCGAATGCTGATCGTACACTAGCCACGAGCTATAGAGCTTGTCGGGCGCGATGCCCCACCGCACGTTGTAACCCTGCGCGTTGGCCTGGGCTTTCCAGGTGAGCTGCACGTTGCGGCGATCCTGGTCACGGACGGCCTGCAACTGCCGCACCTTGCTCGGAGTTTTGCCGGAGCCGAGACCGAACACCCGCACGCCCGAGAGGGCCAGGTGGGGCGTAGGCACATGCAGACTGCGGAAGCGGATCAGACGCGCGCGGACAGGCGTGGCCAGCTCCACGTAATCGTTCGGTACGTCCGTGTAATTTTTGCTCTTGTCCACCAGCGTCGTCCAGGTTTTTCCATCCAACGACCCCTCGATCACATACTGGTGATACAGACTATCCTGCCGTCCGTACAGGTTCGACTGGTAGTCGTGGTAATTCAGTTGGAGGGCATGGACCGTGGCGGCTTTTTCCAGGTCGATTTGCAGCCATTGGTCGTTTGTGGGACCGTCGGCCACCCAGAAGGTCTTCACGCGTTCGTCGGTCACGTGGCTCGCGTCCAGCGTGTCGAGCGTAGAAGAGGCGGTCACTGGCTTTTTGTACGACAGCAGCATCCAGCCCCGAAATTCTCCCTGCCGTTCCGGATCGCTCGGGGCGTAGTGCGGATAGTCGCCGAACGAGGTGTTGGCATGCATCAGCCCGTCGGCATCGAAAAAGGTAGGAAACATGGCGAGTCGCCGCTCGAAGTTGTAGTTGACCGAAATGGCTATCGTGCCGAAATGCCACAACTGACCGCCCGGTCCTTCGACGGTGCTGCCGTGTCCGGCCCCGTTGATGAAGCCGCCCGGCTTGTAGCTCACCGGGTTGTTCGGTGCGTATTCGTACGGTCCCAGCGGGTCGTCGGCCACGTAAACGCCATCGGCATAGGTGTTCCATTCCGTGCCCGGTGCGGCGTATTGCATGTAGTACCGCCCGTTGTGTTTGGTGAGCCACGCGCCTTCCATGTAGCCCGCCAGCGTAGGGTGGTCGTGGTTTTCGCCGAAGCGCTCCCAGCCGTGCTGGTCTTCGTGCAGCTTGAAAAACTCGATCGGTTCGGTTTTGGGAATGAACCGCTGTTGCGGGTCCAGCTCGTAGCCACGGATCGGGTAGGTATTCGACGATCCCCAGAACATGAACGCCCGCCCGTCGTCGTCGATGAAAAAATCGGGGTCCTGCAAATTCCACAGGATGGCGGGCACCGATTTCCAGTCGCCCTTCTTCGGGTTATCGGTGTACAACAGGCTCATGATGCCCGAAGGATCGCCCGTTACGTACAGTACCGAATCCTTGTAGTTATGAGCGGCCGGGGCGTTTGACCCCTGAAAGTACCACTTTTCGGGCGTGATGAACTCCCACGTTGTCAGGTCTTTTGAGTGCCAGTAACCCATCGAACGGGTCACGAACATGTAGTACTCGTCGCGGAACCGCACCACCGCCGGATCGGCCCCTGACCGGTAGGACAGGTTGTTGTGCGAGTTGACGATCATGTAGGTGTAATCGAGGTTCAGAGGGTTGCAATAGGTCGTGGGCGGCATGGCCGGCCCTTGCGCCCGGGCGGAAAAGGTCAACAGCCCAAGCAGACAAAAGCTGAGGCTGATGTGTGGGGTGGAACAGAATGACTTCATGGGGCAAAGTTGGTGGATTTCCCCTAGAGGTACGCAGAAACGGGCGCGAGGGCTACGGCGTGTGTCTCCGGCCCCGGCTCACAGCGCCCGCTGCATCTGGTACAGGTCGAAGCCGGGCGCCCAGAAATCGTGTTCCGTACGCACCAGCGTGAACCCCATTTTCTCGTAAAAGCGGTAGACCTCTTGCGTCGTACGAACAACCACCTGCCGGATCTCCGGCCGTTGCCTGAGCCGCTCGAGCCGGTACGAGGTCAGCAGATGCCCGATGCCCTGCCCGTGCCGCTCCGGGTCCACCACGTCCCACGAAAGCCGCGCCAGCTGTTCGTCAGGAAAGTAATTGAGGCCCCCGGCCCCCACGATCGCGCCGTCTGCTTCCACCACGAAGTACTCTTCCCGGTGGCGTTCGAGGTAGGTGCGGTACTCCTGCTCTTCCGACACGTGGAAAAACCGGGGCGTGTTGCGCCGCAGCAGCGCCAGCAGCGCGGGCTGGTCGTCCGGGGTGTAGGCGCGGATCGTGGGGGAGGATCTGGTCATCAGAAACTACTTGAACCGTTGCGCAGGGCATACGATTAGAGCGGATTGCAAGACGTTACTTCCGGCGTACTTTCAGGCAAAGTTGATGCACAAAGGCCAGCTTGTCGACCACAACCGGCGGAATGATGAACGGGTAGAGGTCGGAGTGGCCCATGCTGCGGTTGAGGCTGTTCATGGCGAACGTGAGCGGTAACCACATGTCGATCAGGCCACTCATCTTTTTGACTTCGTACGGATTGCGGTTTACGTCGGCCTTCAGGTTGTCTTTTTTCGAGGCCAGTTCGGGGTCGATGCTCATCCCAAAGGCGTAGGCCGTCTCCAGCGTATCGAGCATGTGGAGGTAGTGCGCCCAGGTTTCGGCCCAGTCTTCCCACGGATGGGCGCTGGCGTAAGGACTGATGTAGTACTGATTCCAGTCGTCGGACGTGCCTTTCTCGTAGTGGCGCTTCAGGGCGGAACTGTAGTCTTCCCGCTCGTCGCCGAACACTTCGCGGAAAGCTTCTTCCTGCCCCATGTCGGCCACCAGGCGATCCCAGTAATAGTGGGCGATTTCGTGGCGGAAGTGTCCCAGCACCGTGCGGTAGGCTTCGCCCATCGCTTTGCGGGCCATTTCCCGCTCGATGTCGTCGGCTTCGGCAATGTTGAGGGTGATGGTGCCGTTGGCGTGGCCGGTCAGCACACGCGGCCCTTTTTTCGGATCGGCCAGAAAATCGAACTCCAGTCCTTTCTCAGGATGCTCGTCTTTCGACATAAACGGCAGACCCAATTGCAGCAGCGTATAGACCAGGCGATGCTTGGCCGCCTCGATGTGCCGCCACCGGTCGTGGTACTCTTCTTTGCTCAGGTTGGGGATGGTGTTGTTCAGCTGGCAGGCTTTGCAAAACGGGTCCTGGCTCTGGGCCGGCACCAGCCAGTTGCAGACACCGTGGCGGTGGTTTTCGCAGTAGCGGTACTTTTCCGAAGGGCCGAACAGCTTGTTGACCAGCCCTTTGCTATACGGTTCGAGGGTATCCTTGCCCTTCTTGACCAGCGGAACGAGCGCCATCTTCTCCGGAATAAACCCCAGGGGGTAGTGACAGCGGACACACTGGTGATTTTCAAAATAGAGCAGTTGCCCGCAGTGCGTACATTTAAAGAGTTTCATAGGATTGAGTCTGTGTGACGGAATCGGGTGGGAGTGGCCGTCGGCCGTGCGCGCGGACGGGTCCGAAACCTTGCCGTACTTAACGAGAATCGGACACGCAGGTTGGCAGCGGTGCCCCGGAAATTTGATTTTTGCGAGCTGGTTCGCACCGCTACCGCCGGGACTTCGGGAGGTGTGGGCTATCTTCGCGAAAACCTATTTTTATTTTTACGGAATGAGAACCAACGACCTCACCAGCCTGCCCCAGTACCAGGCGGCTGACGACCGCTACGATACCATGCGCTACCGCCGCTGCGGCAAAAGCGGTATCCAACTGCCCGCCATTTCCATCGGCCTGTGGCACAACTTCGGCAACACCGACAACCTGGAGAACGGCCGCCAACTGCTGCGGAGCGCGTTCGACCACGGCATTACGCACTTCGATCTGGCGAACAACTACGGCCCGCCCTACGGCGCGGCAGAAGAAAACTTCGGCCGGATTTTCCGCCGCGATTTCGCGCCCTACCGCGACGAACTGATTCTGTCGAGCAAAGCCGGTTACGACATGTGGCCTGGCCCGTACGGCAATTTTGGCTCGCGCAAGTACCTGATGGCCAGCCTCGATCAGAGCCTGAAACGCATGGGCGTCGGCTATGTCGATATTTTCTACCATCACCGTCCCGATCCGGATACGCCGCTGGAAGAGACCATGGGCGCGCTCCACTCGATCGTGCAACAGGGCAAGGCGCTCTACGCGGGCATTTCCAACTACTCGGCCGAAGAGACGGCGCGGGCCGCGACGATTCTGAAAGAGATGGGCACGCCGCTGCTGATTCACCAGCCGCGCTACAACATGTTCGACCGCTGGGTGGAAGACGGACTGCTCGACGAACTGGAGCGGCAGGGGGCCGGTTCCATCGTGTTCTCGCCGCTGGAACAAGGCGTGTTGACGGATAAATACCTGAACGGTTTTCCGGAAGATTCGCGGGCGGTGCGCGACGGGCGCTACCTGCAAACCAGCAACATCACGCCGGCCGTGCTCGACAAAGTGCGCAAGCTCAACGACCTGGCGAAGGCCCGGGGGCAGAGCCTAGCACAAATGGCCGTGGCCTGGTTGCTGAAAGACGCGCGCGTCACTTCTGTGCTGGTCGGCGTCAGCCGGGTCGAACAGCTGAAAGACAACCTGAAAGCGATCGAAAATCTGTCGTTCTCCGAAGAAGAACTCTCGAAAATCGAGACGATTTTACAATCCTGACGGTCCCACGCCGGTACGATTACGCCTACGCCGCCTGTGTACCCACGCAGGCGGCTTTTTTTGATCTTAACTCAGCTCCTGCTGGCAGAACCGCAGGATGTCTTGCGCCAGCACCAGCGCTTCGCCTGTCCCGAGGGCCACCGCCGCGCCCTGCATGCCTTTCCGGAGCGATTGGCCACGCCAGTGCACTTCCGTACGATCCGTGTGCGGCCAGCTGATTTCCCGGTGCTGTTGCCAGGGCGACATACATCCGACCAGCACGTCGAGGTAGGCCAGCATCTCGTGATAGGGGTGGGGCACTTTCCGTTGAAACTTACGCAGGTTGATCGCCGACGAGTGCGTACAGTAGGCCTGAAGCCACCCGTAACACGAGCGGAGCAGATGCGCCTGGGCTTGCGAGGCCAGAATGCCGAAATACCCCAGTTGCATGTCGTAGTCGGCGAAAACGGTATGAAAGTCTTCGCCCCGGATCAGTTCCAGGGGGAGATGGTGTACATCCAGAATGCACCGTTCGCGGCGGGCCTCTTCGTAGTGGCTGATGGTATAAAATCCGCTGAAGAAACTAAAACGAAACGTGTGGAGGTAAAGCTTGATCTCTTTCAGGAGAACATCTTTCGTCCAGGGTAACATAAGTCGCGTAAGAGGTTGAGTCGCGACACATACGGGGTGTGCCCTGGGTTGGATTTCAGCGCGATGGAATAGCGGCGAGAAAAATAAAAAGTTTCAGTGCGATTTCGGGTAGGTGTGTTTGCCCGGCGACCACCCCGCTTTTGCCAGCAGGGCTTCGCCCGAGGCCACTGCCCCTGGTTCCAACGCGGTGCCCATCGAATCGTTCCAGCGGTTCAGAAAGCCGAACAGGGCGATCACGCCCAGCATCTCCACGATTTCACCGTCGTCCCAATAGTGGCGCAGCCGGTCGGCAATGGCGTCGTCCACGCCATTGGGAATCGTGGCGCTGGCCCACGCAAACTCCAGGGCGGCCCGTTCCGCTTCCGAAAAGGCCGGGTGGGTACGGTAGTCCCAGATGTGTTCCCGTTGGGCCGGTGCCGCGCCGTAGCGTTCAGCCGCACGGATGGTATGCGCCTGGCAGTAGCGACACCCCGCCGTGTGGCTGGTCACGTAGCCGATCAGCCGTTTGAGGGCGCTGGTCACCCGTCCGCGGTTTTCCATAACCGCCTTGTTCATCTCGATAAAGGCGTAGGCCATCCGGGGGCGGATGTGCATCGTACGGACGCTGTTGGGGCAGAAGCCGAGTGTCTCTTCGTAAAACTGAATCAGTTGTTGCAGTTCGGGATCGTCCTCGCCCGATTGGGGAAGCACCAGCGGTTGTTTCATAAGGGTGGGAAAAATTACTTCTCGACGGTTTCGGGGCTTGTGTGTTTGCGCTTCACAATACGGTGCACTTCGTTGAGCAAGAGGGGGAAGGCCGGGGCGGTCATGTTGTGGCCGTAGCCGTCCATTTCGTAGAGCGTCGTTTCTTTATGACCGGCCACTTTCATCATCCGCATCAGGTAGGCGTTCTCTTCGTAGCGCCCCAGCATCTCCAGTTCGCGGTCGCCGGTGATCAGCAGCAGGGGCGGCGCATCGGGTCGGACGTGGTAGAGCGGCGCATACGCGTCGACGATGGGTTGGGTGCCGGGAATACCGCGCTCTTCGCGGATCGTAAAGTGGGTGATGGTGTGGCCGCTGAAGGGAATCAGTCCGGCGATCTGATTGGCGTCGATGCTGTATTTCTGGAGGTAACGCTTGTCCAGCCCCACCATGCTGGCGAGGTAGCCACCGGCCGAATGCCCTGACACAAAGATCAGTTCGTCACTCCCTCCGTAGTCCGCAATGTGTTGAAAGACCCACGCCACGGCAGCCGCCGCATCTTCGATGTAGGCAGGATTCTTCACTTTGGGCGAGAGGCGGTAGTTGACCCCCACCACGGCGATGCCCTGTTCCTGCAACGCCTCCGGCAGTTCCTTCTCGCCGCCGGTAATGCCGCCGCCGTGGAACCACACCACCGTTGGGAAGTTCTGCACGCCCTTCGGGTAATACAGGTCCAGCACACACCGCTCCCTGATATACGCATCGGATTTCGCGACGGAGGCCGGGTAATACGGCAGGTTGCGCTCGGTGACGTACGTGGTGGCGGTTTGCGCCCCACCCGTCAGGCTAAGCAGCAGAAACAACAGAAGGTAAGGGAAGCGTCTTGACATCATAGCGCGGAAAGTAGCCAGAAAAGAAAACATTTGCCATAGCGACAGAAGTAACCGCGGTGGCGGGCCACTCCGTCGCTACGGCAAATCGCAATAACGCTATACTAGTAATTTTGCGGCCTCTGTTCCGCATAATACGCCCTTCGCAGTGCCACCAGCCGCGCGTTGATCTGCGTCAGATCCGGACGGTCGGGGAGGGACGATTGGGCAAAGGCCGCCTCCATCTCCCGCGTCTTTTCCTCCGCCCGCGCCAGCAGCTCCTCGTACTCGAACGCGCCTGATTTGACCTGCAACAGAAAGTCCCGGTTGGGCCGCCGCACGTGGATCTCACTCGTCCGGCCGATCTCAATGGCCATGTCGAGCAGCCGAAGCGTGTGCATCAGGTTCTTGGCGTCGTAGTTCTTGCCGTGTTGGACCGTATTCTCGTAGCGCGCCTCGTTCCGTTTTTCTACCCACGCCCAGTATTCCTTGTACTCGCGACAATAGGTGGAGTAACCGTCTTTGTTAAAATAGAGCACCGCCGCCTGCACCGCCTCTTTCGGAATGGAGCTGAGCGCGACTTCGTTCGACGTCGCCTTGCGGACAATCCCCGCGTAGTCCGCCGTGGGATCATGGTAGAGACCGTAAAGATCTTTCATGTGCGGGAGGTTGACCAGCCCGCAGTCTTCCTGCCGCCAGCCGCGTGCCGCTAAAAAATGAAGGAGTGGAACAGAACCCTGGTGTTGGTTGACATAGCAGAAATCGAGCGGCGTTTTCCGTTCTTGGGCGACGGGATTAACGATCTTCTTATTGAGGCCGCGCGCCTTGCGCATCTGTGACAGCGCGAACTTGCCGAACGAATCCTGACACAACTTTGAAACGAACAGCGACGGTTGCAGTCGCTCCAGCAGCGGATGCCGGTACCGTACGCACGAGGGAGGCGAAGCGAGCAGCTCCAGGATGTTGGGGTTATTGGCCGCCAGCAACTCAAAGAAGCGACGCAGTTCGTAATAGACCTCGTGAATAATTCATAAACCCTTGTAAGTCAAGTACTTACAAGGGTTTTTTGTTTTCAGGTACAACATAGATACAACACTTAGATTATATAAAGAAGTAAGTTCATAGACAGTATTTTATTTTATACAGTAAGGCCAAGCATATTGCGAAATAGGTAATCTACCTTCATTGTCGAAGTCTACTCCAATTGATCCATCTAAATACTCATCAGGATCTTTGTTATCAGGCAAAAAGTTGTATTCACTGTCCATTTTGCTTGCCACCCTCTGTAATTCGCCTTTGTTACCTCGTATATCTATGGTCGTAAACCTAGCTACTTGATGTGTTTTAAAATTTATTACCTGAAACTTGTGATCTTTGTCTTTATGCTCTGGATATCTTTCTTTATCCAATTGAGATGTTTCTTCACATTTACTTTCTAACTTTAGCAATGGAGTGTAACCATGTATATTTGTTATAAGTTTCATGCTTATACCTACTTTATCTCGAACAGTTTTATAAGCTAGCTCTTCAAGTATGGGTAGATATTCAGCTAGATCTTTAAAAAATGAGTAATCGCGTTTGCTTGCTCCATGCGCTATTTTTGATCGCAGTCCTCTAACCTTGTTCATATTAAAATTTTTGATATCATACTCACTCGCTAAGGACTTGATGTACTTTCCAGTTGCCTTATGTGGCAAGCTTATTTCAAAATTACATGAAGGGCATATTGTGGTTTGAAATTCTTTCGATTCTAAGTTAGCAACGAAATCAAGAACAGAGTAAAGGTATAGGAACTTGTCATCCAGTTTAGGAGTATTTTGGTAATATTTTAATAGCCTGAGCAGATTGTAATACTTTGATTTTTCTGTATCGAGAGCAGTAAAATCAATAAAGTCATCTTTTTGTAAGCCTACTCTTTTTCTAAAAAATGAGGAGTGAATATGTAGCATTGGAAATTCGCCGCCTATTTTCGTTTTAGCATACGAGATAGCTAATGGAGAGTAAATATTTGCCGGTTGGAAGGTGATAAAGGAAAGTTGATCAATAAACTCACTGAGTAAATCAATAGAGCGGTAATAAGCAGTATCTATATCTTCCTCAGTCTGTCTTTTCGTATAAACTTCTAATAGGTGTAATTCTTTAGGAAATTCAGTTTGATCTCTCAAAACTCTAATCAGTGATTCCTTGTATTTAAAGTAATCATCTTCAAATATAACGTTCGCCTCAATAAGGGCTATAAATTTCCAGTCAGAATTAGCAATTTTATACATCAAGGTTTAATTGAATTTGGAATATACTGAATAGGATTATCAACAACTTCTTGTTTTGTCATGTACCAAGTAATAGTCAAAATAATCAATACTATGATAATTCCAATTGTAACACCTAACCTAGCCCAAAACTTTTTTCTCTTCATTTTATTTTCGATCTCTTGCCTAGAAGGTTCATTATGAACTCGCCCATAAATTTTATCTCTAATGTTAGAAACATTTTCAATTGCTTGCTCTAGCTCATTAACTTTATACTGGAAATCTTTATCTTCTTTATACTTTGTTGACTCTCTTAATGTCATGTAATCAGGCATTTCACTGCCACTACTTGAACTTATTCCAAACCCAACTAGAATCACAAATATCATAAATATACCAATTCCTATATTTAGAATAACCTTCCCAATTAGTCTATATTGTGATAATGAAAAGGAGGATATCTCTTTTACTCCTATGATAGTAGAAGAAATAGATAGATTCGATTCTTTTTCTCCTTCATATATTATTTGCGCAGTTAGACCATCATTTCTTTCAAGAATATGAAAATTTAATGCTAATGTATTATCGTTAATCTTAATAAGTTTTAGATTGCAGACATCTCTAGAGCTTTTTATTATTTTGTAGTCTATTATTTTAACATTGCGATCAAGCTTAAATATTACATTCTTTAATATATCTGTACTAAGTATTGGATCACTACCTTTATTCCAAAAGTAGAAAGTCATACTTGTTAGATCGCTTCTGATTTCATTTCCATCTGGTGTAAAAATTTTTATGGGAGCTTCTTTTGTTCGAGCTGTATTTAGAATCTCTAGTCTGATGGGATCTACTATAAAAGTTGGTTCCTTTTCTTTCTTTGTTCTCTCATAAAAATAGATCGTAAGTACAATACCAAATAGTCCTATACAGAGTCCCAAGATACCCAGTAAGTCTTTTTTCATAAAAAATTGCTGATTAGATTAAAATTTTAGGTGTTGAGGGGATATTAATATTTCTGTTCATCAAATTTTTAGCCTCTATTTTAATGAATTATCAGCAGAATCTATCAGTGATGTTGATGAAGGTCAAAAGACAGCCCCATTGAAAGGACTGCCTTTTTGTGTTACTTCCCATGCCTTACAGTGAGTATATTCTTATCTAAGGCTATAAAACAGCCATTAGAAGCATATTCAGGTTGGTAGGAATACCTGAAGTCAAGTTTTACCTCCTGTCCTCCATACGGTAGTTTATGCATGTATGGAGCTACCTGCTCTCTTTTTACTCTTCCTGGCAGATGTTTCCCAACTAAGTACCTACATTCCTCCTCAGGAAGGCTACAAGCTACCAGGAACTTCACCCTTGTACTATGGTCTAAGCCTGAGAATTCAGATTGGATCTGGATGTGATGACCATCTACCAGTAAAATGAAGAATCTTTTGCCTTCCTTGTTTTTACATTGCTCGAAATCTACTACAGTTAACATAAGCTATACCTATTAATCTGGATTGATCTAGGGCAGAGACATTCTGCCTTGTATAGCTGTGTGGGCTGGATTAGCTGCTTAAAAGGGGCCGGTTAAGGATGGATAGAAGAGGGCCGGGGGTGCTTTAGGTGGTAAGTACCTACCAGAATTTTTACAAAAAAAATTTTTTAAGCCTAATTGTATTGGAGCAAATAATATCGAGAATACCTGAAATATCCATAATACCAAGAATAGGTGCTATGCGTATTCCTGCTATTTCAGGTATTATGGGTATTTCGAGTACTACTGACCACCTTCCTAATGATAATTTCCCCCATCATAGGAAGTCCTCTTGAAGTCTCGGATATTAAGAAAAAGCTATATCATAGGTAAAAAGAATTTCGATATCCCAAGTACAGGATTTTATGGGTATCTCTGTAAGCTCCCGCTCTTACTCTCATTCAATAATAGTCTATGTATTATAACCTATGAGGTTCTGGACTAGGTAGCAAAGATCCAAGTAACGCAGACACCTTCTGATGTATATAGTTTTCGGGGTTAGAGCATATAGGTAAATGGGGGAAATTGAAATAGCAAGAACGTTATGTTAAGAAACAACTTTAAGATCAATACCTATAATTCAGTATTGCAAGCTAAAGAAAAATATACCAACTTGAAAGTTATAAAGTCCTGTTAAACATATAATAAAATAATCTTAATTCTAATCGTAGTGGATATAATAGAACCATTAATTGCGCCTATTCAAGATTTTTTAAAAAGCAATGGCTTTGAAATGCCTAATTGGTTTGTTGAAGTAGTGTTATTAGTATTACTACCTTTTGGATTATGGATTCTAAATAAAATAAAAAACAAAATAAGTAGGCATTTGAGGTACATTAAGAAGGCTAAAGATTTACATCCATATTTTACAAAATCATATGTTAAAGAGGCTAGGAAGTATTATGTACCAACTAGACTTAGAGATAAACCCCCATCTAACTATGAAGATTATCTAATGTCAAGAACTATTGATATTGACATTGACGCAATTCAATGGTTTAAAAGTAAAGGTTTTGGTTTTACAGACGAAGACGATGCAAGATTTTATTTGATACTATCTGATTCAGGAATGGGCAAGAGTACATTAATGGTAAACTTATATATTGAGTATAGTTCATACTTTTTTAGGAAGT includes:
- a CDS encoding carboxymuconolactone decarboxylase family protein, which encodes MKQPLVLPQSGEDDPELQQLIQFYEETLGFCPNSVRTMHIRPRMAYAFIEMNKAVMENRGRVTSALKRLIGYVTSHTAGCRYCQAHTIRAAERYGAAPAQREHIWDYRTHPAFSEAERAALEFAWASATIPNGVDDAIADRLRHYWDDGEIVEMLGVIALFGFLNRWNDSMGTALEPGAVASGEALLAKAGWSPGKHTYPKSH
- a CDS encoding DNA polymerase beta superfamily protein → MIHEVYYELRRFFELLAANNPNILELLASPPSCVRYRHPLLERLQPSLFVSKLCQDSFGKFALSQMRKARGLNKKIVNPVAQERKTPLDFCYVNQHQGSVPLLHFLAARGWRQEDCGLVNLPHMKDLYGLYHDPTADYAGIVRKATSNEVALSSIPKEAVQAAVLYFNKDGYSTYCREYKEYWAWVEKRNEARYENTVQHGKNYDAKNLMHTLRLLDMAIEIGRTSEIHVRRPNRDFLLQVKSGAFEYEELLARAEEKTREMEAAFAQSSLPDRPDLTQINARLVALRRAYYAEQRPQNY
- a CDS encoding family 43 glycosylhydrolase yields the protein MKSFCSTPHISLSFCLLGLLTFSARAQGPAMPPTTYCNPLNLDYTYMIVNSHNNLSYRSGADPAVVRFRDEYYMFVTRSMGYWHSKDLTTWEFITPEKWYFQGSNAPAAHNYKDSVLYVTGDPSGIMSLLYTDNPKKGDWKSVPAILWNLQDPDFFIDDDGRAFMFWGSSNTYPIRGYELDPQQRFIPKTEPIEFFKLHEDQHGWERFGENHDHPTLAGYMEGAWLTKHNGRYYMQYAAPGTEWNTYADGVYVADDPLGPYEYAPNNPVSYKPGGFINGAGHGSTVEGPGGQLWHFGTIAISVNYNFERRLAMFPTFFDADGLMHANTSFGDYPHYAPSDPERQGEFRGWMLLSYKKPVTASSTLDTLDASHVTDERVKTFWVADGPTNDQWLQIDLEKAATVHALQLNYHDYQSNLYGRQDSLYHQYVIEGSLDGKTWTTLVDKSKNYTDVPNDYVELATPVRARLIRFRSLHVPTPHLALSGVRVFGLGSGKTPSKVRQLQAVRDQDRRNVQLTWKAQANAQGYNVRWGIAPDKLYSSWLVYDQHSLDLRSLNVDQTYYFAVEAFNENGVAPLSETVEAK
- a CDS encoding putative zinc-binding metallopeptidase yields the protein MKLFKCTHCGQLLYFENHQCVRCHYPLGFIPEKMALVPLVKKGKDTLEPYSKGLVNKLFGPSEKYRYCENHRHGVCNWLVPAQSQDPFCKACQLNNTIPNLSKEEYHDRWRHIEAAKHRLVYTLLQLGLPFMSKDEHPEKGLEFDFLADPKKGPRVLTGHANGTITLNIAEADDIEREMARKAMGEAYRTVLGHFRHEIAHYYWDRLVADMGQEEAFREVFGDEREDYSSALKRHYEKGTSDDWNQYYISPYASAHPWEDWAETWAHYLHMLDTLETAYAFGMSIDPELASKKDNLKADVNRNPYEVKKMSGLIDMWLPLTFAMNSLNRSMGHSDLYPFIIPPVVVDKLAFVHQLCLKVRRK
- a CDS encoding GNAT family N-acetyltransferase; this translates as MTRSSPTIRAYTPDDQPALLALLRRNTPRFFHVSEEQEYRTYLERHREEYFVVEADGAIVGAGGLNYFPDEQLARLSWDVVDPERHGQGIGHLLTSYRLERLRQRPEIRQVVVRTTQEVYRFYEKMGFTLVRTEHDFWAPGFDLYQMQRAL
- the mgrA gene encoding L-glyceraldehyde 3-phosphate reductase, whose amino-acid sequence is MRTNDLTSLPQYQAADDRYDTMRYRRCGKSGIQLPAISIGLWHNFGNTDNLENGRQLLRSAFDHGITHFDLANNYGPPYGAAEENFGRIFRRDFAPYRDELILSSKAGYDMWPGPYGNFGSRKYLMASLDQSLKRMGVGYVDIFYHHRPDPDTPLEETMGALHSIVQQGKALYAGISNYSAEETARAATILKEMGTPLLIHQPRYNMFDRWVEDGLLDELERQGAGSIVFSPLEQGVLTDKYLNGFPEDSRAVRDGRYLQTSNITPAVLDKVRKLNDLAKARGQSLAQMAVAWLLKDARVTSVLVGVSRVEQLKDNLKAIENLSFSEEELSKIETILQS
- a CDS encoding 2-oxoacid:ferredoxin oxidoreductase subunit beta, yielding MTYIKPAFRHPGLAKNKIGFARADYEGAISTLCAGCGHDSISGAIVQACYEMAIAPHRLAKLSGIGCSSKTPTYFLGKSHGFNSVHGRMPSITTGANMANRDLIYLGVSGDGDTASIGMGQFCHAVRRNLNMMYVVMNNGCYGLTKGQDSATADFGSVSKAGSENAFPAIDLVGLALELGATFVARSFSGDKKQLVPLIKAALSHPGFAFIDVISPCVTFNNNPGSTKSYDFVREHIASTSVLDFVPEQEEITVDYGEGTSASVVLHDGSLLQLHKLNPDWDPTDRDSAVNNLQHAKARGQILTGLLYIDPKSHDLHQVLNTVAQPLNTLRKDQLCPGSAALEKINAEFR
- a CDS encoding alpha/beta hydrolase codes for the protein MMSRRFPYLLLFLLLSLTGGAQTATTYVTERNLPYYPASVAKSDAYIRERCVLDLYYPKGVQNFPTVVWFHGGGITGGEKELPEALQEQGIAVVGVNYRLSPKVKNPAYIEDAAAAVAWVFQHIADYGGSDELIFVSGHSAGGYLASMVGLDKRYLQKYSIDANQIAGLIPFSGHTITHFTIREERGIPGTQPIVDAYAPLYHVRPDAPPLLLITGDRELEMLGRYEENAYLMRMMKVAGHKETTLYEMDGYGHNMTAPAFPLLLNEVHRIVKRKHTSPETVEK